One genomic region from Halococcus qingdaonensis encodes:
- a CDS encoding GNAT family N-acetyltransferase: MPGARIERGERVTLRTVEEEDVPFTQRASANPEIRYPLGSPLRNRKQVEEWDTEATDRFLVCLDDDAGPGQPNEGAVRRVGVVSVEDADWKRPELGYWLVPEVHGEGYGTEAVALVVEYVFRSYETPAIGAGAFDFNDASQGLLESLGFSKEGRRRKYMFIDGEHRDMLQYGLLREEWLEQRDS; the protein is encoded by the coding sequence ATGCCCGGCGCACGCATCGAGCGCGGCGAGCGCGTCACGCTCCGCACCGTCGAGGAAGAGGACGTTCCGTTCACCCAGCGCGCATCCGCGAATCCCGAGATTCGCTATCCGCTCGGTTCCCCACTCAGAAATCGAAAACAGGTCGAGGAGTGGGATACCGAAGCGACCGATCGCTTTCTCGTCTGTCTCGATGATGACGCGGGCCCTGGCCAACCCAACGAGGGAGCGGTCCGACGAGTCGGCGTCGTCTCGGTCGAGGACGCCGACTGGAAGCGCCCGGAGCTCGGCTACTGGCTCGTGCCGGAGGTCCACGGTGAGGGCTACGGCACCGAGGCAGTCGCGCTCGTCGTCGAGTACGTCTTTCGGAGCTACGAGACACCCGCCATCGGCGCGGGGGCGTTCGATTTCAACGACGCATCCCAGGGATTGCTTGAATCGCTCGGCTTCAGCAAGGAAGGTCGCCGCCGCAAGTATATGTTCATCGACGGCGAGCATCGCGACATGCTCCAATACGGCCTGTTGCGGGAGGAATGGCTCGAACAGCGCGATTCGTGA
- a CDS encoding helix-turn-helix domain-containing protein: protein MKYLRLRLGQSEGIIHPMHEFVASHEGYESYRLLQWNPAVGETNTMIFYAEGPPEPYAETLADVATVLEHEVVSTDGDGFYVYARERLDAGTRRLTDAFTHGSIVVMPPIDYRTDRTIGLTVVGTAASLQRALDEAPPGVDVDVRRAGQYDAGRMDAASALSERQSEALTIALERGYYETPREATVADVAQELDCAPGTAAEHLRKAEAALVHHVVGEG from the coding sequence ATGAAATATCTGCGACTGCGCCTCGGCCAGAGCGAAGGGATCATCCATCCGATGCACGAGTTCGTCGCCAGCCACGAGGGATACGAGTCCTATCGCCTCCTCCAGTGGAACCCCGCCGTCGGCGAGACGAACACGATGATATTCTACGCCGAGGGGCCGCCCGAACCCTACGCGGAGACGCTCGCTGACGTCGCGACGGTCCTGGAGCACGAGGTGGTGTCGACCGACGGCGACGGGTTCTACGTCTACGCGCGCGAGCGACTCGACGCCGGAACGCGGCGACTGACCGACGCCTTCACGCACGGCAGCATCGTCGTGATGCCACCGATCGATTACCGCACCGACCGCACCATCGGCCTCACCGTCGTCGGGACGGCCGCATCGCTCCAGCGCGCGCTCGACGAGGCCCCGCCCGGCGTCGACGTCGACGTTCGACGCGCCGGCCAGTACGACGCGGGGCGGATGGATGCCGCGAGCGCCCTGAGCGAGCGCCAGTCCGAGGCACTGACGATCGCGCTCGAACGCGGCTATTACGAGACACCGCGGGAGGCCACGGTCGCCGACGTCGCCCAGGAGTTGGACTGTGCGCCCGGGACGGCCGCCGAGCATCTCCGGAAGGCCGAAGCCGCGCTCGTTCACCATGTCGTCGGCGAGGGGTAA
- a CDS encoding aldo/keto reductase has translation MATENRSDTFDIGGEDTVHRLGYGAMRLTGEEIIGPPNDEEEAKDVLSRATELGVDFIDTADSYGPAVSERLIGEALAPYDDVFVATKGGLWRDDRDGSWPKCGQPGYIRNSILGSLDRLKTDTIDLYQYHRPDPDVDYAEAVETFADLKEEGKVTHVGVSNVSVEQLETARDVVEIATVQNQYNIGDREHEEVLDYCEEHDIGFIPWAPLGSGDLDGLGEVADNHDATEYQVGLAWLLQHSPVMLPIPGTSSVEHVEENIAASDIELTDEEIETIEN, from the coding sequence ATGGCAACCGAAAACCGAAGCGATACGTTCGACATCGGCGGCGAGGACACCGTCCACCGACTGGGCTACGGTGCGATGCGACTCACCGGCGAGGAGATCATCGGCCCGCCGAACGACGAGGAGGAAGCGAAGGATGTCCTCAGCCGAGCGACCGAACTCGGCGTGGACTTCATCGATACCGCTGACTCCTACGGGCCGGCGGTCTCCGAGCGCCTGATCGGCGAGGCGCTCGCGCCTTACGATGACGTGTTCGTCGCGACCAAAGGCGGGCTTTGGCGCGACGACCGGGACGGCTCGTGGCCGAAATGTGGCCAACCGGGTTACATCCGCAACTCGATTCTGGGCAGTCTCGACCGACTCAAGACGGATACGATCGATCTCTACCAGTATCATCGTCCGGACCCCGACGTGGACTACGCCGAGGCGGTCGAGACCTTCGCCGATCTCAAAGAGGAGGGGAAGGTCACCCACGTCGGTGTCTCGAACGTCTCGGTCGAGCAGCTCGAAACGGCCCGCGACGTGGTCGAGATCGCCACCGTCCAGAACCAGTACAACATCGGCGACCGCGAGCACGAGGAAGTCCTCGACTACTGCGAGGAGCACGACATCGGCTTCATCCCGTGGGCACCGCTTGGCTCGGGCGACCTCGACGGGCTCGGCGAGGTGGCGGACAACCACGACGCGACCGAGTATCAGGTCGGGCTCGCCTGGCTGCTCCAGCATTCGCCCGTGATGCTCCCGATCCCGGGCACGTCGAGCGTCGAGCACGTCGAGGAGAACATCGCCGCCAGCGATATCGAGCTCACCGACGAGGAGATCGAGACGATCGAGAACTGA
- the dph2 gene encoding diphthamide biosynthesis enzyme Dph2, which yields MSHTSESKSGDLTKTGMALKHDREWDYELDRIVEAVDERDAKKVGLQFPEGLKRRGPAVTDDLRERLPDNVRVLLSGQPCYGACDLDTYMMRRTDVFVHFGHSPMKESDKIIYVPLFSNVDVEPILEDSLNELADPDENPDVGLVTTAQHMNKFEEMRTWLEERDFDVHTRRGDERLTHEGQVLGCNYASADIDADQVLYVGGGKFHPLGLAMEHPDKKVVIADPVNNAVSIADTEKFLKQRYGAVHRAMDAEKWGVIFCTKIGQGRYDQAEEIVEANDNAYLITMDEVTPDRLRNFDMDAFVNTGCPRITTDDGPQFHKPMLTPGEYEIAVGNEPLDSLSFDTFHGTW from the coding sequence ATGAGCCACACGTCGGAATCGAAATCGGGCGACCTCACCAAGACGGGGATGGCGCTCAAACACGACCGGGAGTGGGACTACGAGCTCGACAGGATCGTCGAGGCGGTCGACGAGCGCGACGCGAAGAAGGTCGGGTTGCAGTTCCCCGAGGGACTGAAACGCCGCGGCCCAGCAGTGACGGACGACCTGCGCGAGCGCCTGCCCGACAACGTTCGAGTTCTCCTGTCGGGTCAACCCTGCTACGGGGCCTGTGACCTCGACACATACATGATGCGCCGAACTGATGTGTTCGTCCACTTCGGCCACTCGCCGATGAAGGAATCGGACAAGATCATCTACGTGCCGCTCTTCTCGAACGTCGACGTCGAGCCGATCCTGGAGGACTCCCTGAACGAACTCGCCGATCCCGACGAGAACCCCGACGTCGGCCTCGTGACGACCGCCCAGCACATGAACAAGTTCGAGGAGATGCGCACGTGGCTCGAAGAGCGGGATTTCGACGTTCACACTCGCCGCGGCGACGAGCGACTCACCCACGAAGGACAGGTACTGGGCTGTAACTACGCCTCGGCGGACATCGACGCCGACCAGGTGCTCTACGTCGGTGGCGGGAAGTTCCACCCGCTCGGGCTGGCGATGGAACACCCGGACAAGAAAGTCGTGATCGCCGATCCCGTCAACAACGCCGTCTCGATCGCCGACACCGAGAAGTTCCTCAAGCAGCGCTACGGTGCCGTCCACCGCGCGATGGACGCCGAGAAGTGGGGCGTCATCTTCTGTACGAAGATCGGTCAGGGTCGCTACGATCAGGCCGAGGAGATCGTCGAGGCGAACGACAACGCCTACCTCATCACGATGGACGAGGTGACGCCCGATCGGCTCCGGAACTTCGACATGGACGCGTTCGTCAACACCGGCTGTCCGAGAATTACGACCGATGACGGCCCGCAATTCCACAAGCCGATGCTCACGCCGGGTGAGTACGAGATCGCCGTCGGCAACGAGCCGCTCGACTCGCTCTCGTTCGACACGTTCCACGGCACCTGGTAG